A section of the Rummeliibacillus pycnus genome encodes:
- a CDS encoding Lrp/AsnC family transcriptional regulator, which yields MLLDDIDFQIIRLLTENSRIQWKEIGKLIHMTGQAVGNRIKKLEDGGVIKAYSIILDEMKLGLSYTAFVTVFMKTTNHSSFASFINERKEVSEAHRISGEGCYLLKVQVESQEQLNDFLNKVLTFGNYRLNLSIQVIKSQFT from the coding sequence ATGCTACTTGATGATATTGATTTTCAAATAATTCGGTTACTAACTGAGAATTCACGCATTCAATGGAAAGAAATTGGGAAACTAATTCATATGACAGGACAAGCTGTAGGAAATAGAATTAAAAAACTAGAGGATGGCGGAGTTATTAAAGCATATTCCATTATTCTAGATGAAATGAAATTAGGTCTTTCTTATACAGCTTTTGTGACTGTTTTTATGAAAACAACAAACCACAGCTCTTTTGCTAGTTTTATCAATGAAAGAAAAGAAGTATCGGAAGCCCATAGAATATCTGGAGAAGGATGTTACCTTTTAAAAGTCCAGGTCGAATCTCAAGAACAATTAAATGATTTTCTTAATAAAGTTCTTACATTCGGAAACTATAGATTAAATCTTTCTATTCAAGTAATCAAAAGCCAATTTACTTAA
- a CDS encoding DUF3784 domain-containing protein, protein MNQPLIMAAIVLFILSFLIGVKKQTWILSGFNQKRVKEQDKLAKLVGYLSFIIGIVMLIGGIINYPNSEKILFPMMLIGYVILLGYVNTKMVE, encoded by the coding sequence ATGAATCAACCGTTAATAATGGCTGCAATTGTTCTTTTTATTTTATCCTTCCTTATAGGTGTAAAAAAGCAAACGTGGATATTATCCGGATTTAACCAAAAACGCGTTAAAGAACAGGATAAACTTGCAAAACTAGTTGGTTATTTATCTTTCATAATAGGGATTGTTATGTTGATAGGAGGAATTATTAACTATCCCAATAGTGAAAAAATATTATTTCCTATGATGTTAATTGGATACGTTATTTTACTTGGATATGTAAACACAAAAATGGTCGAATAA
- a CDS encoding cysteine hydrolase family protein — MSIALMLIDIQNDYFPNGKMELNNPMKAAKNASEILDWFRTKKYEIYHIQHVSSRSGTGFFLPNTEGVKIHKSVLPLEQENIIVKHTPNSFLNTELLNKLKEKEVKKLVICGMMTHMCIDATVRAARDFGFECTVIEDACTTKDLIYLDRVVPAEQVHFGFISALNGMYATIYTTNEFLTQNTASLLM, encoded by the coding sequence GTGAGCATAGCTTTGATGTTGATTGATATTCAGAATGATTATTTTCCAAACGGAAAAATGGAACTAAACAATCCTATGAAAGCAGCAAAAAATGCAAGTGAAATTCTAGATTGGTTTAGAACTAAGAAGTATGAAATTTACCATATTCAACATGTTTCGAGTAGATCTGGAACAGGTTTTTTCCTTCCAAATACAGAAGGAGTAAAGATTCATAAATCGGTTTTACCTTTAGAACAAGAGAATATCATCGTAAAACACACCCCTAATAGTTTTTTAAATACAGAATTACTAAACAAGTTAAAAGAAAAAGAGGTTAAGAAATTAGTGATTTGTGGCATGATGACACATATGTGCATTGATGCTACAGTAAGAGCAGCTAGAGATTTTGGTTTTGAATGTACAGTAATCGAAGATGCATGTACAACAAAAGATTTAATTTATCTAGACCGAGTAGTTCCAGCTGAACAGGTTCACTTTGGGTTTATCAGTGCCCTAAATGGAATGTATGCAACTATATATACAACGAATGAATTTTTAACACAGAATACTGCAAGTTTATTGATGTAG